The bacterium genome contains the following window.
GACAGTCAGTCGGCGGGGTTCGACCCATTTGTGACGCCGTCGTTGTCGGGTCTCGACCTGGAACGGTTGGCGGAGGCGGTGGCGACGCTGGATCCGAAGGCGGCCTGTCCTGAGGTGGATCTGCCGGCGTCGTACGACGATGTGGTCGAGGTGGCTCGTATTGATAGGGGCTGCGCGTTCGTGGAATACGTGCCGCTCGACGGCCGCACGGTCGAGGAGGTGCGGGCCGGGTTCGTGTCGGATCCGACGGTGTTCGCGGTGAGTCGGCCGGTGACGCGCCTTGTACCGGACACATCACATATTTTCGAGTTTGATGATCCCTCGCTGGAACAGTGGCATCTACCGGAGTTGGCTGCTGACGAACTGTGGAGTGGGTGGCCGTCGGGAAGCCACGTAAGCGTGGCGGTGATCGACGATGGTGTGGACGGTAAGCACCGTGACCTGAGCAACAACGTGTCGCGTTCAGGCGATCCCTGTCATAGCAATCCGTATGGTGACCACGGTACCCATGTGGCAGGAATCGTCGCCGCCGAGCAGGGCAACAGCCACGATGTGGCAGGTGTGGCACCGGACGCCGAGATCCTTCCGGTAAAGACCTTTTTCGGGGGAACGAAGGATGTTCACTGTGCCAATATCGTTCCTACTTTCACTCAGGCGGTAAACCTGGCCCGGCTTGGCCGTGCTGATGTGATCAACTTGTCATTCAGCGCGGACCCAGAAGCAGACTATCCGGGCATAGATGCTCCGATAGTGATCACCAAGGTGGCTCAGGCGATCGGCACCGATACCCTGCAGTGGGCGATCCGCGTAGCGACCATGCAGAACGTGGTTGTCGTCGCGTCGGGGGGTAACTGCGGCGACAACACTCAATGGACGGACGCGAACGGTAATCACGCCTTCGGATGGGAGCACCAAGGTTGTGCAGCGCACAACCAGGATCGGGTCCCAGCTTCGTATCCTGAGGTCATCGCCGTGGCAGCGACGGACTCCGACCGTAATCGGGCCGCATTCAGCACCTCCAACTCGGATGTCGATATAGCCGCACCGGGTCACAGGATCCTTTCCACCGTCCGCGCCTATACAGCCGGACCCGACGATCCATGCCCCTCGACTACGACATGCCAGGTACAGGTCGAGTCCGGGACCTCCATGTCGGCGCCCGTGGTCTCCGCGGTGGTCGCTCACATGAAGGCCCGATACCCGCAAGCGACTGTAAACCAGATCATGAGCGCTCTGTACACAACCGCCGACGACAAAGGCCAAGGCAGGACCGATGACCTCGGGCACGGCATCGTGGACCCGGCCGCGGCGATACGAGAACTCCACCGGCTCATAACCGGCGAGAGCCTGCCCGAAACTATTCCCGCGGTCGGCGGTGATCAGGCCGCGGTCATCCTGGCCGCCGGCGACAGCGCCCAAGGCCAGCCCGGCTGCAGCTCCCCACACTGCCGGAATCTGGACATCACCCTCCAGAACGCCCTCGAAGGTGACTACACCGTGGCCTGCTGGTCGAGCCGCGACCCCCAGCAACCCTGGCACACAGCCACATGGCACTGGCCGACCTCCACGAACTGGAGTGACGGAGGATGCTGGTACGGGTATCCAGACGAACAAGTATGGGTAGTCGTCTCCAACGCCCACGGCACGGCCAGGTCCAACACTCTCACCTGGCCAGGCACCACCACCGCCACCGTACAGCCCACCACACCGAGGGCCGGAGTTACCGCCGGCGTCATCTCAGCCGGTTGGGTGCACTCATGCGGGGTACGCACCGACGGAACGGTGGAATGCTGGGGCAACAACGCGGAAGGACAGGCAACCGCACCGGCCGGATCGTTCACCCAAGTCTCCGCCGCTGCGCAGCACTCATGCGGGGTACGCACCGACGGAACGGTGGAGTGCTGGACCCGCAACGTGCTCGGGCGGGCGACCGCACCGGCCGGATCGTTCACCCAGGTCTCCGCGGCCGTGCAACATTCATGCGGGCTGCGAACCGACCAATCGGTGGAGTGCTGGGGCAACAACCGGTCCGGGCAGACGACGGCACCGTCC
Protein-coding sequences here:
- a CDS encoding S8 family serine peptidase, giving the protein MSAQTDAGYVDIGTGDAHYDNVVFLAARGVLEGTDCGEGRFCPGEAISRRTFAVWLVRVLDNGAEPTRPAVSPFADVEVTDTEAGFIARLAELGVTTGCAVDPLRFCPDQTVTRGQMASFLVRAFDMPRAAPAGFVDVPAGNVHAGSIDRLAAAGVTAGCATDPARFCPGGRTTRAQMASFLARAIRWVDSQSAGFDPFVTPSLSGLDLERLAEAVATLDPKAACPEVDLPASYDDVVEVARIDRGCAFVEYVPLDGRTVEEVRAGFVSDPTVFAVSRPVTRLVPDTSHIFEFDDPSLEQWHLPELAADELWSGWPSGSHVSVAVIDDGVDGKHRDLSNNVSRSGDPCHSNPYGDHGTHVAGIVAAEQGNSHDVAGVAPDAEILPVKTFFGGTKDVHCANIVPTFTQAVNLARLGRADVINLSFSADPEADYPGIDAPIVITKVAQAIGTDTLQWAIRVATMQNVVVVASGGNCGDNTQWTDANGNHAFGWEHQGCAAHNQDRVPASYPEVIAVAATDSDRNRAAFSTSNSDVDIAAPGHRILSTVRAYTAGPDDPCPSTTTCQVQVESGTSMSAPVVSAVVAHMKARYPQATVNQIMSALYTTADDKGQGRTDDLGHGIVDPAAAIRELHRLITGESLPETIPAVGGDQAAVILAAGDSAQGQPGCSSPHCRNLDITLQNALEGDYTVACWSSRDPQQPWHTATWHWPTSTNWSDGGCWYGYPDEQVWVVVSNAHGTARSNTLTWPGTTTATVQPTTPRAGVTAGVISAGWVHSCGVRTDGTVECWGNNAEGQATAPAGSFTQVSAAAQHSCGVRTDGTVECWTRNVLGRATAPAGSFTQVSAAVQHSCGLRTDQSVECWGNNRSGQTTAPSGSFTQVSANGFHSCGLRTDGTVECWGNNAEGQTAAPSGSFTQVSAGGHHSCALRTDETVECWGNNQLGQATAPSGSFTQVSAGLTHSCGLRTDRSVECWGNNQLGQATAPSGSFTQVSAGGHHSCGLRVDGSVECWGRNDDGETDVPAGTFGTPDADRPTVTLTKGDLRSRSATWLPIHAPP